One genomic region from Streptomyces sp. NBC_00582 encodes:
- a CDS encoding integrase, with the protein MRTGMVLQDLRVQTVPAGGGWAYTILWPDGLVDEESDGFLRQFDGSGTQKTYAYCLVDHLRWRVREGLSTEKVRLLDLHRYMGAIGAKVMMPHGQPWRVPPKRPCGDSALQVAAACLKGFYLHVCAGGGVNDALVAEFAGRRLPTKADRSRAFLGHVKKSMPANPLGPSRPAKRRHPKMLPDGARQGLLGAVNTARDRMVVTWLSDTTMRIGGLAGLHLSDLHLRENAECGDCKAPHVHVCHRRGNPNRAAAKIKPDWAVVDGVVTKGEIYLVSPAMISSYFVYMTTEYRRYASAHGMLLIQLAGPARGEPWTADAARSVLRRAGRRAGLPGRIKPQAFRHQFTNDVMDVTGGDSMIAKTVGNWASAQMVDEVYGHPDLHSPEFGSALRTVWGESE; encoded by the coding sequence GTGCGAACAGGGATGGTCCTGCAGGACCTGCGGGTCCAGACGGTTCCTGCGGGCGGTGGATGGGCGTACACGATTTTGTGGCCCGACGGCTTGGTCGACGAGGAGTCGGACGGGTTCCTACGTCAGTTCGATGGCTCGGGCACGCAGAAGACGTACGCGTACTGCCTCGTCGATCACCTGCGCTGGCGTGTTCGGGAAGGGCTGTCGACCGAGAAGGTGCGACTCCTGGACCTCCATCGCTACATGGGAGCGATCGGCGCGAAGGTGATGATGCCCCACGGGCAGCCGTGGCGGGTTCCGCCGAAGCGCCCCTGCGGGGACTCGGCGCTTCAGGTCGCCGCGGCGTGCCTGAAGGGCTTCTACCTGCACGTCTGCGCTGGTGGTGGGGTCAACGACGCGCTGGTGGCCGAGTTTGCCGGGAGGCGACTGCCGACGAAGGCCGACCGCAGCCGGGCCTTCCTGGGGCACGTGAAGAAGTCCATGCCGGCCAACCCTCTTGGCCCGAGCCGACCCGCCAAGCGCCGTCACCCGAAGATGCTGCCCGACGGGGCTCGGCAAGGCCTGCTGGGCGCCGTGAACACGGCTCGTGACCGGATGGTGGTGACCTGGCTGTCCGACACCACGATGCGGATCGGGGGGCTGGCGGGCCTTCACCTGTCCGATCTGCACCTGCGCGAGAATGCGGAGTGCGGGGACTGCAAGGCGCCACACGTGCACGTGTGCCATCGCAGGGGCAATCCCAACCGGGCAGCGGCGAAGATCAAGCCGGACTGGGCTGTGGTCGACGGCGTGGTGACCAAAGGGGAGATCTACCTGGTCAGCCCGGCAATGATCAGTAGCTACTTCGTCTACATGACCACGGAGTACAGGCGGTACGCCTCCGCGCACGGCATGCTGCTGATCCAGCTGGCGGGCCCCGCCCGAGGCGAGCCGTGGACCGCGGACGCGGCGCGAAGCGTGTTGCGCCGGGCGGGGCGCCGGGCCGGCCTGCCAGGACGGATCAAGCCGCAGGCATTCCGCCACCAGTTCACCAACGACGTCATGGACGTCACCGGCGGTGACAGCATGATCGCCAAGACGGTCGGCAACTGGGCGTCGGCCCAGATGGTCGACGAGGTCTACGGGCACCCGGACCTGCACTCCCCCGAGTTCGGCTCGGCCCTGCGGACGGTTTGGGGGGAGTCCGAGTGA